One part of the Acidobacteriota bacterium genome encodes these proteins:
- a CDS encoding glycosyltransferase family 4 protein: protein MSIRTVIVCEAQVPFVKGGAEFMVRELVRTLGEHGYRAERVSVPFKWYPKEEILAHAAAWRLLDLSESTGLPIDLVIATKFPTYFVRHPHKVTWLMHQYRAAYELCGTEYSDFEDTERDVGLRQRIFDLDGQMLAESRRLFAISRNIAARLAKFNQMVAEPLYHPPRLAARLRPGPFGDYVFMVARLESVKRVDLAVRAMARVDRPIRLVVAGEGTHRAHVERVAEELGLSDRVTLLGTIDDEVILELYAGALAVVYTPFDEDYGYVTLEGFLSHKPVVTATDSGGPLEFVVDGENGLVAAPEPDAVASAINALAADRARAASLGAAGFECARRITWDGVIDRLVGR from the coding sequence ATGTCGATTCGCACGGTCATCGTCTGTGAGGCGCAGGTGCCGTTCGTCAAGGGCGGCGCCGAGTTCATGGTGCGCGAGCTGGTGCGCACGCTGGGCGAGCACGGGTACCGGGCGGAGCGCGTCAGCGTCCCGTTCAAGTGGTACCCGAAGGAGGAGATCCTCGCCCACGCGGCCGCGTGGCGGCTGCTCGATCTCAGCGAGAGCACCGGCCTGCCGATCGACCTCGTCATCGCCACGAAGTTCCCGACCTATTTCGTGCGCCATCCGCACAAGGTGACGTGGCTGATGCACCAGTACCGCGCGGCCTACGAGCTGTGCGGGACCGAGTACAGCGACTTCGAGGACACGGAGCGCGACGTGGGCCTGCGCCAGCGCATCTTCGACCTCGACGGCCAGATGCTGGCCGAGTCGCGGCGTCTCTTCGCCATCTCGCGGAACATCGCCGCGCGGCTCGCGAAGTTCAACCAGATGGTGGCCGAGCCGCTATATCATCCTCCTCGTCTGGCGGCGCGCCTTCGGCCCGGCCCCTTCGGCGACTACGTGTTCATGGTCGCGCGCCTCGAGAGCGTCAAGCGGGTCGACCTCGCCGTGCGTGCGATGGCGCGCGTCGATCGGCCCATCCGGCTCGTGGTGGCCGGCGAGGGCACGCACCGCGCGCACGTCGAGCGCGTGGCCGAGGAGCTGGGCTTGAGCGACCGCGTCACGCTGCTCGGCACGATCGACGACGAGGTGATCCTGGAGCTCTACGCGGGGGCGCTCGCGGTCGTCTACACGCCGTTCGACGAGGACTACGGGTACGTGACGCTCGAGGGCTTCCTGAGCCACAAGCCGGTCGTCACGGCGACCGACAGCGGCGGTCCGCTCGAGTTCGTCGTCGACGGCGAGAACGGCCTCGTGGCCGCCCCCGAGCCGGACGCGGTCGCGTCGGCCATCAATGCGCTGGCGGCCGACCGCGCACGGGCGGCGTCGCTCGGGGCCGCGGGATTCGAGTGCGCGCGGCGCATCACGTGGGACGGCGTGATCGACAGGCTCGTGGGCCGATGA